A window of the Brassica napus cultivar Da-Ae chromosome C5, Da-Ae, whole genome shotgun sequence genome harbors these coding sequences:
- the LOC106362781 gene encoding RING-H2 finger protein ATL79-like has translation MKHRLSHEIDNYPEPDDVGIIRVTARIFGQDDNSTFTALSLARDFIENDECTTKEDLNYFLLEAGINEDFIDNAILELIVYVDEVTCPASIEYSPGCALKVRLDLIPDYLDDDDDDSEVQEAAQASFDETISIRFRPASKLVVKSLTRKIYNKKIKKEKKKMISLEECRICLQKFSNGGMVVTLSCGHEFDEECIVKWFETSHVCPLCRLELPCQDEL, from the coding sequence ATGAAACACAGATTATCCCACGAAATAGATAACTACCCTGAACCAGACGATGTGGGCATAATCAGAGTAACGGCAAGGATCTTTGGCCAAGATGATAACTCGACGTTCACGGCTCTGTCGCTTGCAAGAGACTTCATAGAGAACGACGAGTGTACAACAAAAGAAGACTTGAACTACTTCTTGCTGGAAGCCGGAATCAACGAAGATTTTATCGATAATGCGATACTGGAGCTAATTGTTTATGTTGATGAGGTAACTTGCCCTGCAAGTATCGAGTACTCTCCTGGATGTGCTTTGAAAGTTCGGTTGGATCTTATTCCTGATTAtctcgatgatgatgatgatgactctGAGGTTCAAGAAGCTGCTCAAGCCTCGTTTGATGAAACTATCAGTATCCGGTTTCGACCAGCTAGCAAGCTCGTTGTCAAGTCGCTAACCAGGAAAATATACAACAAGAAgattaaaaaggaaaagaagaagatgattagCTTGGAAGAGTGCAGGATTTGTTTGCAAAAGTTTAGCAATGGAGGAATGGTTGTGACTTTATCATGTGGACATGAGTTTGACGAAGAGTGTATCGTAAAGTGGTTTGAGACCAGTCATGTTTGTCCTTTGTGTCGTCTCGAGTTGCCATGTCAAGATGAACTATAG
- the LOC125587537 gene encoding E3 ubiquitin-protein ligase RNF181-like — protein MKHKLSHEIDNYPESDDAGTIRVTAKIFGQDDNSTFTTLSLAKDFIDDENEECKSKEDLNYFLLEAGITEDVINNAILELIVYVDEVTCPASIEYSPGCALNVRLDLVPDYLDDDDDSEIQEAAQVSFDDTSNIRFGPASKLVVKSLPRKVYNKKIKKEKKKNKKMVSLEECRICLQEFSNGGMVVTLSCGHEFDEECIVKWFETSHVCSLCRLELPCQDDEL, from the coding sequence ATGAAACACAAACTCTCCCACGAAATCGATAACTACCCTGAATCAGACGATGCGGGCACAATCAGAGTCACGGCAAAGATCTTTGGCCAAGATGATAACTCGACATTCACGACTCTGTCCCTTGCCAAAGACTTCATAGATGATGAGAACGAAGAGTGTAAAAGCAAAGAAGACTTGAACTACTTCTTGTTGGAAGCCGGAATCACCGAAGATGTTATCAATAATGCGATATTGGAGCTAATTGTTTATGTTGATGAGGTAACGTGCCCTGCAAGTATCGAGTACTCTCCTGGCTGTGCTTTGAATGTTCGGTTGGATCTTGTTCCTGATTAtctcgatgatgatgatgactctGAGATTCAAGAAGCTGCTCAAGTCTCGTTTGATGATACTAGCAATATCCGGTTTGGACCAGCTAGCAAGCTCGTGGTCAAGTCGCTACCCAGGAAAGTATACAACAAGAAgattaaaaaggaaaagaagaagaacaagaagatggTTAGCTTGGAAGAGTGCAGGATTTGTTTGCAAGAGTTTAGCAATGGAGGAATGGTTGTGACTTTATCATGTGGACATGAGTTTGACGAAGAGTGTATCGTAAAGTGGTTTGAGACCAGTCATGTTTGTTCATTGTGTCGTCTCGAGTTGCCTTGTCAAGATGATGAGCTATAG